One segment of Drosophila mauritiana strain mau12 chromosome 3R, ASM438214v1, whole genome shotgun sequence DNA contains the following:
- the LOC117143870 gene encoding exocyst complex component 4 isoform X6 produces the protein MSIADKRASFARRAESLVERKYNISTEKCGDLTVIVQGDLSQQEKRAVFITVHDLGCNHNSFQEFVSSPCMTEIKERSCFIHVDVPGHADNAEALADGFPFPSLQSLGEDLVTVLDYLHVKYVIGLGEGAGANVLARFGLAHPSRVLGLILINATGSAASVVQSFKNKFISWKSDEVAQSAESFLMYHKFGHVMENWQIVGENPDKEKIVAEYQKRLHRSLNSKNIGLYVKAFMNRKDLTLKGCKVDVILITGMLSPYASMVEKLHRDVEKERVTILKIERAGDVLADAPGKVAQSILLFCKGQGLLTSVVMPGVDRGRAFSTASSGSLEGANGSRRLSRGISMEDYDKPNIRRLSIMNTKHIFSFNNVYMDAPPPTKPPRGVKYGKDESAGCGFLVNVIKSLGFSETTEERQKEKQKIEAEFKRSDLRLNELVSRHDQQLTQVLPLFSQVSSEVTASRERIHAVKENLGVCKRLLQCRRDELRKMWTDAVQHKYVLEMLEQIQELRKVPQRVVGYTAKRQYLHASKALTDALATLNGPLQAVEGLSDLRTDLQTRRQQLYQRLHEELVTQVYTNSANEALSSFQRTNSSRLNSSFTRGIGARRSTDRIEANARVRKALAEMAQSFDLDKAEVIEDADLIYPELSMSYFVAIIVESFGMLHKVPDSLETLRVQIQTELLNVVRHTTHQLSVSGATADTNPLLTLLEVIFKQFKAIAKTHSLLLKNYLSVGQKYSVVGPQPYDLTDFWAQAQSVLQLLLTDYLDIQNAAADESAQTGFSEPTSNINSYFLRRKVPSTKRSMFKFDKSSHVGTSSNSDTFKEHRRNASDASVDDNLVGQLGGSGKGSTSGLFPHEKKQREKILICTPDQSIITKVYLPLMGYIKEIENFMKCKPGQPCSLHDFLDNYIKDTFLSKGHNRNLQLTIESLSKNQDAWRTIISPEEIKALNLSRPLLQSTVMVERRLMETKNLIQDLPCYSEDLLKMVCALLKAYREICQAAYRGIVQPDSEDKRIYSVAWLKDEDISRFLKTLPNWTDLKTSSQKSRHNRKLHRGSFEPSEEESPLQVQQRNIREAEMLTSNLGEGGITQQEILVEISVLKELAILQESMEWFSCRVSEFANDLRRPLVNGLNAVPAECGADIAVKDGTIKVMTNLALEFDELANTCLLVLHLEVRVQCFHYLRSKSSVRTNSYVGSKDDILEPDRQVQVLTKRLSEMDEAFSATLHPRKTRYIFEGLAHLASRILIQASNYLEHIDQITVQRMCRNAIALQQTLSNITASREVALDQARHFYELLCMEPDEILNALLERGTQFSEMQLLNALQLSCKSFGITDANLLASYQQKLSDILGAKPSKGIVV, from the exons AAATACAATATCAGCACAGAGAAATGCGGGGATCTGACGGTCATAGTGCAG GGCGACCTGTCGCAGCAGGAGAAACGCGCCGTGTTCATCACGGTTCACGACCTGGGCTGCAACC ACAACTCATTCCAGGAGTTCGTGAGCAGCCCCTGCATGACGGAGATCAAGGAGCGCTCCTGCTTCATCCACGTGGACGTGCCGGGGCACGCGGACAACGCGGAGGCCCTGGCCGACGGCTTTCCCTTCCCCTCGCTCCAATCCCTGGGCGAGGACCTGGTCACCGTCCTGGACTACCTGCACGTGAAGTACGTGATCGGCCTGGGCGAGGGTGCCGGAGCCAATGTCCTGGCCCGCTTCGGACTGGCCCATCCCAGCCGGGTGCTGGGCCTCATCCTGATCAACGCCACTGGCAGTGCCGCCAGTGTGGTGCAGTCCTTCAAGAACAAG TTCATTAGCTGGAAGAGCGACGAGGTGGCCCAGTCGGCTGAGAGCTTTCTGATGTACCACAAATTCGGACAT GTTATGGAG AACTGG CAAATCGTGGGCGAGAATCCGGACAAGGAGAAGATCGTGGCCGAGTACCAGAAGCGTCTTCACCGATCCCTAAACAGCAAGAACATCGGTCTCTATGTCAAAGCATTTATGAA TCGCAAGGACCTCACGCTCAAGGGCTGCAAGGTGGATGTCATCCTGATCACGGGCATGCTCAGCCCCTACGCATCCATGGTCGAGAAGCTCCATCGCGACGTGGAGAAGGAAAGGGTCACCATTCTGAAGATCGAGCGGGCTGGCGATGTCCTCGCCGATGCT CCCGGAAAGGTGGCCCAATCCATTCTGCTGTTCTGCAAGGGACAGGGCCTGCTCACGTCGGTGGTGATGCCAGGCGTGGATCGCGGACGCGCCTTTTCCACCGCTAGCTCCGGATCGCTGGAGGGGGCCAACGGATCGCGGCGCCTGTCGCGCGGCATCTCGATGGAGGACTACGACAAGCCCAACATCCGCCGGCTCAGCATCATGAACA CCAAGCACATCTTCTCCTTCAACAACGTGTACATGGACGCCCCACCGCCCACGAAGCCCCCGAGGGGAGTGAAGTACGGCAAGGATGAG TCCGCAGGATGTGGCTTCCTGGTCAACGTCATCAAGTCCCTGGGATTCAGCGAGACCACCGAGGAGCGCCAGAAGGAGAAGCAGAAGATCGAGGCGGAATTCAAGCGCTCGGATCTGCGCCTGAACGAGCTGGTCTCGCGGCACGACCAGCAGCTTACCCAGGTGCTGCCCCTGTTCAGCCAGGTGTCCTCAGAGGTGACGGCCAGCCGGGAGCGGATTCATGCCGTCAAGGAGAACCTTGGTGTCTGCAAGCGGCTGTTGCAGTGCCGGCGCGATGAGCTCCGGAAGATGTGGACGGATGCGGTGCAGCACAAGTACGTTCTGGAGATGTTGGAGCAAAT CCAGGAGTTGCGCAAAGTGCCTCAAAGGGTGGTGGGCTACACCGCCAAACGGCAGTATCTGCATGCCAGCAAGGCCTTAACTGATGCCCTGGCCACCCTCAATGGACCCTTACAGGCCGTCGAGGGCTTGTCAGATTTGCGGACCGACCTGCAAACCCGACGCCAGCAGCTGTACCAGCGGCTGCATGAGGAACTGGTCACCCAGGTGTACACCAACTCGGCCAACGAGGCCCTCTCCTCGTTCCAACGCACCAACTCCAGTAGGCTGAATTCCAGTTTTACTCGGGGAATAGGTGCTCGTCGCTCTACGGATCGCATCGAGGCCAATGCTCGAGTGCGCAAGGCGCTGGCCGAAATGGCACAGAGCTTCGATTTGGACAAGGCAGAGGTGATTGAAGACGCAGATCTCATTTACCCGGAGCTGAGCATGAGCTACTTCGTTGCCATCATAGTGGAGTCGTTCGGAATGCTGCACAAGGTGCCTGACTCTCTGGAGACACTGCGCGTCCAAATCCAAACAGAGTTGCTCAACGTGGTGCGGCACACAACGCATCAACTGTCTGTGAGTGGAGCAACGGCGGACACCAATCCGCTCCTCACACTTCTGGAGGTCATATTCAAGCAGTTCAAGGCAATAGCCAAAACGCATTCCTTGCTGCTGAAGAACTATTTGTCGGTGGGACAGAAGTACTCTGTGGTTGGACCCCAACCATACGACCTAACCGATTTCTGGGCCCAGGCTCAGTCAGTG TTGCAACTGTTGCTCACCGACTACTTGGATATACAGAATGCTGCCGCGGACGAAAGTGCCCAGACGGGGTTTTCAGAGCCCACCAGCAACATAAATTCCTATTTTCTAAGGCGTAAGGTGCCGAG CACCAAGCGCTCAATGTTCAAGTTCGATAAGTCATCGCACGTTGGCACGAGCAGCAATAGCGACACCTTCAAGGAGCATCGTCGCAACGCCTCGGATGCCTCCGTGGATGACAACCTTGTCGGCCAGCTTGGTGGCAGTGGCAAGGGCTCCACCAGTGGCCTCTTTCCTCACGAGAAAAAGCAGCGGGAAAAAATACTTATTTGTACGCCGGATCAAAGTATCATAACCAAAGTGTATCTACCTCTAATGGGATATATCAAGGAGATAGAGAACTTTATGAAATGCAAGCCAGG GCAACCCTGCAGTCTACATGACTTTTTAGACAACTACATTAAGGACACATTCCTATCCAAAGGACACAACCGCAACCTGCAGCTGACCATAGAGTCGCTGTCGAAGAATCAAGACGCATGGCGCACTATTATAAGTCCTGAGGAAATAAAGGCTCTTAATCTAAGCAGGCCGTTGCTGCAGTCTACTGTGATGGTCGAACGGAGGTTAATGGAAACTAAGAACCTCATTCAAGACCTGCCCTGCTACTCCGAAGACCTGCTTAAGATGGTGTGTGCTTTGTTGAAGGCCTATCGGGAAATATGTCAGGCGGCCTACCGCGGAATTGTGCAGCCAGATTCAGAGGATAAGAGAATTTACAGCGTGGCATGGCTAAAAGACGAAGATATCAGCAGGTTCTTAAA AACGCTTCCCAACTGGACTGACTTAAAGACCTCCAGTCAGAAGTCGCGCCACAACCGAAAACTTCATCGCGGAAGCTTTGAGCCTTCGGAGGAGGAGAGCCCGTTGCAGGTTCAGCAGCGCAACATCCGCGAGGCTGAAATGCTAACCAGTAATTTGGGCGAGGGTGGGATCACCCAGCAAGAGATTTTGGTCGAGATCAGTGTGCTTAAGGAGCTGGCCATACTGCAGGAGAGCATGGAGTGGTTCTCGTGCCGCGTGTCGGAATTTGCCAACGACTTACGCCGGCCGTTGGTGAACGGACTGAACGCCGTTCCTGCTGAGTGCGGCGCCGACATTGCTGTGAAGGATGGTACGATCAAAGTGATGACTAATCTGGCTTTGGAGTTTGATGAGCTGGCGAACACCTGCCTGCTGGTATTGCATCTGGAGGTGCGCGTTCAATGCTTCCACTATCTGCGCTCGAAGTCGAGTGTAAGGACCAACAGCTATGTGGGCTCCAAGGATGACATCCTGGAGCCCGACCGCCAGGTGCAAGTGCTAACCAAACGGCTGTCTGAAATGGATGAGGCGTTCAGTGCCACTCTACATCCGAGGAAAACCAGG TACATTTTCGAGGGTCTGGCGCACTTGGCGTCGCGCATTCTTATCCAGGCCTCCAATTATCTGGAGCACATAGATCAAATAACCGTGCAACGCATGTGCAGGAACGCGATCGCCCTACAGCAAACATTGAGTAACATAACTGCCTCCAGGGAAGTGGCTTTGGATCAGGCAAGGCACTTCTATGAGCTGCTTTGCATGGAACCCGAT GAAATACTCAATGCGTTGCTGGAGCGGGGCACCCAGTTCTCGGAGATGCAGCTGCTCAATGCCTTGCAATTGTCCTGCAAGTCCTTCGGCATAACCGACGCCAATCTCCTGGCTTCCTATCAGCAGAAGCTGTCGGACATACTAGGCGCCAAGCCCTCGAAGGGAATAGTTGTGTAG
- the LOC117143870 gene encoding exocyst complex component 4 isoform X5, with protein MSKPGTPKHGAGSSSAAAAPEKISKYNISTEKCGDLTVIVQGDLSQQEKRAVFITVHDLGCNHNSFQEFVSSPCMTEIKERSCFIHVDVPGHADNAEALADGFPFPSLQSLGEDLVTVLDYLHVKYVIGLGEGAGANVLARFGLAHPSRVLGLILINATGSAASVVQSFKNKFISWKSDEVAQSAESFLMYHKFGHVMENWQIVGENPDKEKIVAEYQKRLHRSLNSKNIGLYVKAFMNRKDLTLKGCKVDVILITGMLSPYASMVEKLHRDVEKERVTILKIERAGDVLADAPGKVAQSILLFCKGQGLLTSVVMPGVDRGRAFSTASSGSLEGANGSRRLSRGISMEDYDKPNIRRLSIMNTKHIFSFNNVYMDAPPPTKPPRGVKYGKDESAGCGFLVNVIKSLGFSETTEERQKEKQKIEAEFKRSDLRLNELVSRHDQQLTQVLPLFSQVSSEVTASRERIHAVKENLGVCKRLLQCRRDELRKMWTDAVQHKYVLEMLEQIQELRKVPQRVVGYTAKRQYLHASKALTDALATLNGPLQAVEGLSDLRTDLQTRRQQLYQRLHEELVTQVYTNSANEALSSFQRTNSSRLNSSFTRGIGARRSTDRIEANARVRKALAEMAQSFDLDKAEVIEDADLIYPELSMSYFVAIIVESFGMLHKVPDSLETLRVQIQTELLNVVRHTTHQLSVSGATADTNPLLTLLEVIFKQFKAIAKTHSLLLKNYLSVGQKYSVVGPQPYDLTDFWAQAQSVLQLLLTDYLDIQNAAADESAQTGFSEPTSNINSYFLRRKVPSTKRSMFKFDKSSHVGTSSNSDTFKEHRRNASDASVDDNLVGQLGGSGKGSTSGLFPHEKKQREKILICTPDQSIITKVYLPLMGYIKEIENFMKCKPGQPCSLHDFLDNYIKDTFLSKGHNRNLQLTIESLSKNQDAWRTIISPEEIKALNLSRPLLQSTVMVERRLMETKNLIQDLPCYSEDLLKMVCALLKAYREICQAAYRGIVQPDSEDKRIYSVAWLKDEDISRFLKTLPNWTDLKTSSQKSRHNRKLHRGSFEPSEEESPLQVQQRNIREAEMLTSNLGEGGITQQEILVEISVLKELAILQESMEWFSCRVSEFANDLRRPLVNGLNAVPAECGADIAVKDGTIKVMTNLALEFDELANTCLLVLHLEVRVQCFHYLRSKSSVRTNSYVGSKDDILEPDRQVQVLTKRLSEMDEAFSATLHPRKTRYIFEGLAHLASRILIQASNYLEHIDQITVQRMCRNAIALQQTLSNITASREVALDQARHFYELLCMEPDEILNALLERGTQFSEMQLLNALQLSCKSFGITDANLLASYQQKLSDILGAKPSKGIVV; from the exons AAATACAATATCAGCACAGAGAAATGCGGGGATCTGACGGTCATAGTGCAG GGCGACCTGTCGCAGCAGGAGAAACGCGCCGTGTTCATCACGGTTCACGACCTGGGCTGCAACC ACAACTCATTCCAGGAGTTCGTGAGCAGCCCCTGCATGACGGAGATCAAGGAGCGCTCCTGCTTCATCCACGTGGACGTGCCGGGGCACGCGGACAACGCGGAGGCCCTGGCCGACGGCTTTCCCTTCCCCTCGCTCCAATCCCTGGGCGAGGACCTGGTCACCGTCCTGGACTACCTGCACGTGAAGTACGTGATCGGCCTGGGCGAGGGTGCCGGAGCCAATGTCCTGGCCCGCTTCGGACTGGCCCATCCCAGCCGGGTGCTGGGCCTCATCCTGATCAACGCCACTGGCAGTGCCGCCAGTGTGGTGCAGTCCTTCAAGAACAAG TTCATTAGCTGGAAGAGCGACGAGGTGGCCCAGTCGGCTGAGAGCTTTCTGATGTACCACAAATTCGGACAT GTTATGGAG AACTGG CAAATCGTGGGCGAGAATCCGGACAAGGAGAAGATCGTGGCCGAGTACCAGAAGCGTCTTCACCGATCCCTAAACAGCAAGAACATCGGTCTCTATGTCAAAGCATTTATGAA TCGCAAGGACCTCACGCTCAAGGGCTGCAAGGTGGATGTCATCCTGATCACGGGCATGCTCAGCCCCTACGCATCCATGGTCGAGAAGCTCCATCGCGACGTGGAGAAGGAAAGGGTCACCATTCTGAAGATCGAGCGGGCTGGCGATGTCCTCGCCGATGCT CCCGGAAAGGTGGCCCAATCCATTCTGCTGTTCTGCAAGGGACAGGGCCTGCTCACGTCGGTGGTGATGCCAGGCGTGGATCGCGGACGCGCCTTTTCCACCGCTAGCTCCGGATCGCTGGAGGGGGCCAACGGATCGCGGCGCCTGTCGCGCGGCATCTCGATGGAGGACTACGACAAGCCCAACATCCGCCGGCTCAGCATCATGAACA CCAAGCACATCTTCTCCTTCAACAACGTGTACATGGACGCCCCACCGCCCACGAAGCCCCCGAGGGGAGTGAAGTACGGCAAGGATGAG TCCGCAGGATGTGGCTTCCTGGTCAACGTCATCAAGTCCCTGGGATTCAGCGAGACCACCGAGGAGCGCCAGAAGGAGAAGCAGAAGATCGAGGCGGAATTCAAGCGCTCGGATCTGCGCCTGAACGAGCTGGTCTCGCGGCACGACCAGCAGCTTACCCAGGTGCTGCCCCTGTTCAGCCAGGTGTCCTCAGAGGTGACGGCCAGCCGGGAGCGGATTCATGCCGTCAAGGAGAACCTTGGTGTCTGCAAGCGGCTGTTGCAGTGCCGGCGCGATGAGCTCCGGAAGATGTGGACGGATGCGGTGCAGCACAAGTACGTTCTGGAGATGTTGGAGCAAAT CCAGGAGTTGCGCAAAGTGCCTCAAAGGGTGGTGGGCTACACCGCCAAACGGCAGTATCTGCATGCCAGCAAGGCCTTAACTGATGCCCTGGCCACCCTCAATGGACCCTTACAGGCCGTCGAGGGCTTGTCAGATTTGCGGACCGACCTGCAAACCCGACGCCAGCAGCTGTACCAGCGGCTGCATGAGGAACTGGTCACCCAGGTGTACACCAACTCGGCCAACGAGGCCCTCTCCTCGTTCCAACGCACCAACTCCAGTAGGCTGAATTCCAGTTTTACTCGGGGAATAGGTGCTCGTCGCTCTACGGATCGCATCGAGGCCAATGCTCGAGTGCGCAAGGCGCTGGCCGAAATGGCACAGAGCTTCGATTTGGACAAGGCAGAGGTGATTGAAGACGCAGATCTCATTTACCCGGAGCTGAGCATGAGCTACTTCGTTGCCATCATAGTGGAGTCGTTCGGAATGCTGCACAAGGTGCCTGACTCTCTGGAGACACTGCGCGTCCAAATCCAAACAGAGTTGCTCAACGTGGTGCGGCACACAACGCATCAACTGTCTGTGAGTGGAGCAACGGCGGACACCAATCCGCTCCTCACACTTCTGGAGGTCATATTCAAGCAGTTCAAGGCAATAGCCAAAACGCATTCCTTGCTGCTGAAGAACTATTTGTCGGTGGGACAGAAGTACTCTGTGGTTGGACCCCAACCATACGACCTAACCGATTTCTGGGCCCAGGCTCAGTCAGTG TTGCAACTGTTGCTCACCGACTACTTGGATATACAGAATGCTGCCGCGGACGAAAGTGCCCAGACGGGGTTTTCAGAGCCCACCAGCAACATAAATTCCTATTTTCTAAGGCGTAAGGTGCCGAG CACCAAGCGCTCAATGTTCAAGTTCGATAAGTCATCGCACGTTGGCACGAGCAGCAATAGCGACACCTTCAAGGAGCATCGTCGCAACGCCTCGGATGCCTCCGTGGATGACAACCTTGTCGGCCAGCTTGGTGGCAGTGGCAAGGGCTCCACCAGTGGCCTCTTTCCTCACGAGAAAAAGCAGCGGGAAAAAATACTTATTTGTACGCCGGATCAAAGTATCATAACCAAAGTGTATCTACCTCTAATGGGATATATCAAGGAGATAGAGAACTTTATGAAATGCAAGCCAGG GCAACCCTGCAGTCTACATGACTTTTTAGACAACTACATTAAGGACACATTCCTATCCAAAGGACACAACCGCAACCTGCAGCTGACCATAGAGTCGCTGTCGAAGAATCAAGACGCATGGCGCACTATTATAAGTCCTGAGGAAATAAAGGCTCTTAATCTAAGCAGGCCGTTGCTGCAGTCTACTGTGATGGTCGAACGGAGGTTAATGGAAACTAAGAACCTCATTCAAGACCTGCCCTGCTACTCCGAAGACCTGCTTAAGATGGTGTGTGCTTTGTTGAAGGCCTATCGGGAAATATGTCAGGCGGCCTACCGCGGAATTGTGCAGCCAGATTCAGAGGATAAGAGAATTTACAGCGTGGCATGGCTAAAAGACGAAGATATCAGCAGGTTCTTAAA AACGCTTCCCAACTGGACTGACTTAAAGACCTCCAGTCAGAAGTCGCGCCACAACCGAAAACTTCATCGCGGAAGCTTTGAGCCTTCGGAGGAGGAGAGCCCGTTGCAGGTTCAGCAGCGCAACATCCGCGAGGCTGAAATGCTAACCAGTAATTTGGGCGAGGGTGGGATCACCCAGCAAGAGATTTTGGTCGAGATCAGTGTGCTTAAGGAGCTGGCCATACTGCAGGAGAGCATGGAGTGGTTCTCGTGCCGCGTGTCGGAATTTGCCAACGACTTACGCCGGCCGTTGGTGAACGGACTGAACGCCGTTCCTGCTGAGTGCGGCGCCGACATTGCTGTGAAGGATGGTACGATCAAAGTGATGACTAATCTGGCTTTGGAGTTTGATGAGCTGGCGAACACCTGCCTGCTGGTATTGCATCTGGAGGTGCGCGTTCAATGCTTCCACTATCTGCGCTCGAAGTCGAGTGTAAGGACCAACAGCTATGTGGGCTCCAAGGATGACATCCTGGAGCCCGACCGCCAGGTGCAAGTGCTAACCAAACGGCTGTCTGAAATGGATGAGGCGTTCAGTGCCACTCTACATCCGAGGAAAACCAGG TACATTTTCGAGGGTCTGGCGCACTTGGCGTCGCGCATTCTTATCCAGGCCTCCAATTATCTGGAGCACATAGATCAAATAACCGTGCAACGCATGTGCAGGAACGCGATCGCCCTACAGCAAACATTGAGTAACATAACTGCCTCCAGGGAAGTGGCTTTGGATCAGGCAAGGCACTTCTATGAGCTGCTTTGCATGGAACCCGAT GAAATACTCAATGCGTTGCTGGAGCGGGGCACCCAGTTCTCGGAGATGCAGCTGCTCAATGCCTTGCAATTGTCCTGCAAGTCCTTCGGCATAACCGACGCCAATCTCCTGGCTTCCTATCAGCAGAAGCTGTCGGACATACTAGGCGCCAAGCCCTCGAAGGGAATAGTTGTGTAG
- the LOC117143870 gene encoding uncharacterized protein ZK1073.1 isoform X11 — protein MSIADKRASFARRAESLVERKYNISTEKCGDLTVIVQGDLSQQEKRAVFITVHDLGCNHNSFQEFVSSPCMTEIKERSCFIHVDVPGHADNAEALADGFPFPSLQSLGEDLVTVLDYLHVKYVIGLGEGAGANVLARFGLAHPSRVLGLILINATGSAASVVQSFKNKFISWKSDEVAQSAESFLMYHKFGHQIVGENPDKEKIVAEYQKRLHRSLNSKNIGLYVKAFMNRKDLTLKGCKVDVILITGMLSPYASMVEKLHRDVEKERVTILKIERAGDVLADAPGKVAQSILLFCKGQGLLTSVVMPGVDRGRAFSTASSGSLEGANGSRRLSRGISMEDYDKPNIRRLSIMNSELPKKE, from the exons AAATACAATATCAGCACAGAGAAATGCGGGGATCTGACGGTCATAGTGCAG GGCGACCTGTCGCAGCAGGAGAAACGCGCCGTGTTCATCACGGTTCACGACCTGGGCTGCAACC ACAACTCATTCCAGGAGTTCGTGAGCAGCCCCTGCATGACGGAGATCAAGGAGCGCTCCTGCTTCATCCACGTGGACGTGCCGGGGCACGCGGACAACGCGGAGGCCCTGGCCGACGGCTTTCCCTTCCCCTCGCTCCAATCCCTGGGCGAGGACCTGGTCACCGTCCTGGACTACCTGCACGTGAAGTACGTGATCGGCCTGGGCGAGGGTGCCGGAGCCAATGTCCTGGCCCGCTTCGGACTGGCCCATCCCAGCCGGGTGCTGGGCCTCATCCTGATCAACGCCACTGGCAGTGCCGCCAGTGTGGTGCAGTCCTTCAAGAACAAG TTCATTAGCTGGAAGAGCGACGAGGTGGCCCAGTCGGCTGAGAGCTTTCTGATGTACCACAAATTCGGACAT CAAATCGTGGGCGAGAATCCGGACAAGGAGAAGATCGTGGCCGAGTACCAGAAGCGTCTTCACCGATCCCTAAACAGCAAGAACATCGGTCTCTATGTCAAAGCATTTATGAA TCGCAAGGACCTCACGCTCAAGGGCTGCAAGGTGGATGTCATCCTGATCACGGGCATGCTCAGCCCCTACGCATCCATGGTCGAGAAGCTCCATCGCGACGTGGAGAAGGAAAGGGTCACCATTCTGAAGATCGAGCGGGCTGGCGATGTCCTCGCCGATGCT CCCGGAAAGGTGGCCCAATCCATTCTGCTGTTCTGCAAGGGACAGGGCCTGCTCACGTCGGTGGTGATGCCAGGCGTGGATCGCGGACGCGCCTTTTCCACCGCTAGCTCCGGATCGCTGGAGGGGGCCAACGGATCGCGGCGCCTGTCGCGCGGCATCTCGATGGAGGACTACGACAAGCCCAACATCCGCCGGCTCAGCATCATGAACAGTGAGTTGCCCAAGAAGGAGTAA
- the LOC117143870 gene encoding uncharacterized protein ZK1073.1 isoform X10, translating to MSIADKRASFARRAESLVERKYNISTEKCGDLTVIVQGDLSQQEKRAVFITVHDLGCNHNSFQEFVSSPCMTEIKERSCFIHVDVPGHADNAEALADGFPFPSLQSLGEDLVTVLDYLHVKYVIGLGEGAGANVLARFGLAHPSRVLGLILINATGSAASVVQSFKNKFISWKSDEVAQSAESFLMYHKFGHNWQIVGENPDKEKIVAEYQKRLHRSLNSKNIGLYVKAFMNRKDLTLKGCKVDVILITGMLSPYASMVEKLHRDVEKERVTILKIERAGDVLADAPGKVAQSILLFCKGQGLLTSVVMPGVDRGRAFSTASSGSLEGANGSRRLSRGISMEDYDKPNIRRLSIMNSELPKKE from the exons AAATACAATATCAGCACAGAGAAATGCGGGGATCTGACGGTCATAGTGCAG GGCGACCTGTCGCAGCAGGAGAAACGCGCCGTGTTCATCACGGTTCACGACCTGGGCTGCAACC ACAACTCATTCCAGGAGTTCGTGAGCAGCCCCTGCATGACGGAGATCAAGGAGCGCTCCTGCTTCATCCACGTGGACGTGCCGGGGCACGCGGACAACGCGGAGGCCCTGGCCGACGGCTTTCCCTTCCCCTCGCTCCAATCCCTGGGCGAGGACCTGGTCACCGTCCTGGACTACCTGCACGTGAAGTACGTGATCGGCCTGGGCGAGGGTGCCGGAGCCAATGTCCTGGCCCGCTTCGGACTGGCCCATCCCAGCCGGGTGCTGGGCCTCATCCTGATCAACGCCACTGGCAGTGCCGCCAGTGTGGTGCAGTCCTTCAAGAACAAG TTCATTAGCTGGAAGAGCGACGAGGTGGCCCAGTCGGCTGAGAGCTTTCTGATGTACCACAAATTCGGACAT AACTGG CAAATCGTGGGCGAGAATCCGGACAAGGAGAAGATCGTGGCCGAGTACCAGAAGCGTCTTCACCGATCCCTAAACAGCAAGAACATCGGTCTCTATGTCAAAGCATTTATGAA TCGCAAGGACCTCACGCTCAAGGGCTGCAAGGTGGATGTCATCCTGATCACGGGCATGCTCAGCCCCTACGCATCCATGGTCGAGAAGCTCCATCGCGACGTGGAGAAGGAAAGGGTCACCATTCTGAAGATCGAGCGGGCTGGCGATGTCCTCGCCGATGCT CCCGGAAAGGTGGCCCAATCCATTCTGCTGTTCTGCAAGGGACAGGGCCTGCTCACGTCGGTGGTGATGCCAGGCGTGGATCGCGGACGCGCCTTTTCCACCGCTAGCTCCGGATCGCTGGAGGGGGCCAACGGATCGCGGCGCCTGTCGCGCGGCATCTCGATGGAGGACTACGACAAGCCCAACATCCGCCGGCTCAGCATCATGAACAGTGAGTTGCCCAAGAAGGAGTAA